In a genomic window of Siniperca chuatsi isolate FFG_IHB_CAS linkage group LG1, ASM2008510v1, whole genome shotgun sequence:
- the gch1 gene encoding GTP cyclohydrolase 1, which yields MDHSKQTQYSSNEKKDTGDSGSVLNGHFEGMVKRPAGGTGRSAAPQPPGAESGSHRPAASVMESWREERTRSVEDNEMSLPSLAAAYTTILRGLGEDPQRQGLLKTPWRAATAMQFFTKGYQEKIIDVLNDAIFDEDHDEMVIVKDIDMFSMCEHHLVPIFGRVHIGYLPNKRVLGLSKLARIVEIYSRRLQVQERLTKQIAVAITEALQPTGVGVVIEATHMCMVMRGVQKMNSKTVTSTMLGVFREDPKTRDEFLTLIRS from the exons atGGATCACTCCAAACAGACACAGTACAGCTCAAACGAGAAGAAAGACACCGGGGACAGCGGCTCCGTGCTGAACGGACACTTTGAAGGGATGGTGAAGCGGCCAGCCGGCGGCACCGGGCGCTCCGCCGCTCCCCAGCCTCCGGGCGCAGAGTCCGGTTCGCACCGGCCGGCCGCCTCGGTGATGGAGAGCTGGAGGGAGGAGCGCACCAGGAGCGTGGAGGACAACGAGATGAGCCTGCCGTCCCTGGCCGCGGCTTACACCACCATCCTGCGGGGGCTCGGGGAGGACCCGCAGCGGCAGGGGCTCCTCAAAACCCCCTGGAGGGCCGCCACCGCCATGCAGTTCTTCACCAAGGGCTACCAGGAGAAAATTATCG ACGTGCTAAACGACGCCATCTTCGACGAAGACCACGACGAGATGGTGATCGTCAAAGACATCGACATGTTCTCCATGTGTGAACATCACCTGGTGCCCATCTTCGGCAGG GTTCACATCGGTTACCTCCCCAACAAGAGAGTTCTGGGCCTCAGCAAGCTGGCCAG GATTGTTGAAATCTACAGCCGTCGACTACAAG TTCAGGAGAGGTTGACCAAACAAATTGCTGTGGCGATCACCGAGGCCCTGCAGCCCACCGGGGTCGGCGTGGTCATCGAGGCAAC TCACATGTGCATGGTGATGCGAGGCGTTCAGAAGATGAACAGTAAAACCGTCACCAGCACCATGTTGGGAGTTTTCAGGGAAGATCCAAAAACCCGCGACGAGTTTCTGACGCTGATCAGGAGCTGA